A stretch of the Corylus avellana chromosome ca6, CavTom2PMs-1.0 genome encodes the following:
- the LOC132184560 gene encoding cyclin-A3-2-like has product MAEQEQCVRVTRAMKRRAAVAGAEDQSALKKRVVLGELRNLSNVVVPENQNAGVEPLKPKCKSKAKAKNKGLATTAVKATKEIDTASGGDGKSDDPQLCRAYASDIYEYLRKTEMEPKRRPLPDYLEKVQKGVTANMRGILVDWLVEVAEEYKLLPDTLYLSISYVDRFLSLDVVNKQKLQLLGVSSMLIASKYEEISPPDVADFCSITDNTYNKKEVVKMEADILKMLKFEMGNPTLKTFLRSFTSVAQENYNPNLQLEFLGYYLAELSLLDYKCVKFLPSLVAASVIFLAKIMIQPKMHPWCPALEKYCGYKAADLKECVLIIHDLFNSKRGGSLQAIREKYKHHKFKNVAAIPSQEIPASYFEDLKE; this is encoded by the exons ATGGCGGAGCAAGAGCAGTGCGTGCGGGTCACTCGCGCTATGAAAAGGAGGGCGGCGGTTGCCGGGGCCGAGGACCAGTCGGCTCTCAAGAAGCGCGTGGTGTTGGGGGAGCTACGGAACTTGTCGAACGTTGTCGTTCCGGAGAATCAGAATGCCGGGGTGGAGCCGCTGAAGCCGAAATGTAAATCGAAGGCGAAGGCTAAGAACAAGGGGCTGGCAACAACCGCTGTGAAGGCGACAAAGGAGATTGACACGGCGTCGGGCGGTGATGGGAAGTCGGATGATCCGCAACTGTGTCGAGCTTATGCTTCTGACATTTATGAGTATCTTCGCAAAACTGAG ATGGAGCCAAAGAGAAGGCCGTTACCTGACTACCTAGAGAAGGTTCAGAAGGGTGTGACCGCTAATATGAGGGGAATATTGGTGGATTGGTTGGTTGAGGTTGCAGAGGAATACAAGCTTCTTCCAGATACTCTGTATCTCTCCATTTCATACGTTGATAGATTCCTATCCTTGGACGTGGTCAATAAGCAGAAACTTCAATTGCTGGGAGTTTCTTCGATGCTCATTGCCTC GAAGTACGAAGAGATTAGCCCTCCAGACGTGGCTGATTTTTGTAGCATAACAGATAATACATACAATAAAAAGGAG GTGGTGAAGATGGAAGCTGATATTCTCAAGATGCTGAAGTTTGAAATGGGCAATCCTACTTTAAAGACATTTCTAAG AAGTTTCACTAGTGTTGCTCAAGAGAATTACAAT CCCAATTTGCAGTTGGAGTTCCTGGGCTATTATCTGGCAGAGTTGAGCTTGTTAGATTACAAGTGTGTGAAATTTCTACCTTCCTTGGTGGCTGCATCAGtcatttttcttgcaaaaatcATGATCCAACCAAAGATGCATCCTTGG TGCCCAGCATTGGAAAAATATTGCGGATATAAAGCAGCTGATTTAAAGGAATGTGTTCTTATCATTCATGACTTGTTTAATAGTAAAAGAGGAGGTTCTCTGCAAGCTATAAGAGAGAAATACAAGCACCATAAG TTCAAAAATGTGGCAGCTATTCCTTCTCAAGAAATACCAGCTTCTTACTTTGAAGATCTAAAAGAATGA
- the LOC132185607 gene encoding agamous-like MADS-box protein AGL104, with the protein MGRVKLQIKRIENTTNRQVTFSKRRNGLIKKAYELSVLCDVDVALIMFSPSGRLCHFSGNKSIEEILKRYVNHPENERGRLHNQEYLRRVLGKLKGEADRTYQEASPASSNSQLEEIQQEILSCKSQLEDMENRLRIFEGDPLEITTLYEAEVREQILKETLRRVHMRKQVLEERFSSSGAPPTSEVQTPSTLDWLPEKDPQVQILNFLDSNGLLPLRGQPQHVVEILPPPPTLLQHRQNMNRDEQISPRSSGLLVDDNNVHRPDFGQVIDVNLSSWTEIYPTGNDNFPSAQPRGQALLELYLSHITPSTILTPDQHQK; encoded by the exons ATGGGGAGAGTGAAGCTTCAGATTAAGAGGATTGAGAACACAACAAATAGGCAGGTCACTTTCTCAAAAAGGAGAAACGGACTTATCAAAAAAGCTTATGAACTTTCTGTTCTCTGCGATGTTGATGTAGCTCTCATCATGTTTTCCCCATCAGGAAGACTCTGTCACTTTTCAGGAAACAAGAG CATTGAAGAGATTTTGAAACGGTATGTTAATCATCCTGAGAATGAGCGAGGAAG GCTGCACAACCAAGAG taTCTCCGAAGGGTTCTTGGTAAGCTAAAGGGTGAAGCAGATCGAACCTATCAAGAAGCCAG CCCAGCGAGTAGTAATTCTCAACTCGAG GAGATTCAACAAGAAATCCTTAGCTGTAAATCCCAGTTGGAAGATATGGAGAACCGactaag AATATTTGAAGGAGATCCTTTGGAAATCACGACATTGTACGAGGCTGAGGTTCGGGAGCAAATACTTAAAGAAACTTTGAGACGTGTGCATATGCGCAAG CAAGTTTTGGAGGAAAGGTTCAGTTCTTCTGGAGCACCGCCGACTTCAGAG GTGCAAACGCCTTCAACGCTGGATTGGCTTCCTGAAAAAGACCCACAAGTCCAGATCCTGAATTTTTTGGATTCGAATGGCCTTCTTCCGCTGAG AGGTCAGCCGCAACACGTCGTTGAAATCTTACCGCCACCTCCGACGCTTCTTCAACACCGACAAAATATGAATCGTGATGAACAAATCAGCCCGAGAAGTAGTGGTCTGCTGGTGGATGACAATAATGTGCACCGTCCTGATTTCGGGCAAGTTATTGACGTCAACTTGTCATCGTGGACTGAAATTTATCCGACAG GGAATGACAACTTCCCAAGTGCACAGCCTAGAGGCCAAGCACTCCTTGAACTATATCTATCTCATATCACACCATCAACTATCTTGACACCCGATCAACATCAAAAATGA